From a single Pieris rapae chromosome 17, ilPieRapa1.1, whole genome shotgun sequence genomic region:
- the LOC111000751 gene encoding protein singed: MNGLNGHTNGELNGAGDIITQNQQRGWWTIGLINSRYRYLTAETFGFKINANGTSLKKKQIWTLEPASGSANDSMIYLRSHLDKYLAVDSFGNVTCEADEKEPGSKFQISVSDDSSGRWALRNVERGYFLGSSSDKLTCTAKVPGDAELWHVHLAARPQVNLRSIGRKRFAHLSESLDEIHVDANVPWGEDTLFTLEFRADEGGKYALHTCNNKYLSAPGKLLDSCSASCLFSAEYHAGALALRDAEGAYLAPIGSKAVLKTRSTAVTRDELFSLEDSLPQAAFVAALNDKYVSVKQGVDVTANQDEISSHETFQLEFDWATKRWYIRTMQDRYWTLETGGGIQASGDNKSSNALFELEWQGGGSVAFRANNGKYLTTKRSGHLYANTDTVEDNCKYYFYLINRPILVLKCEQGFVGPKGVRMECNKANYETIQVVRGPKGAVYFKGSNNKYWHADSEAVTCDADAPQGFHLELREPTRLAIRSAEDGRYLAAVKNGNFRLASADLSSATQWEY, encoded by the exons ATGAACGGCTTAAACGGTCACACAAATGGCGAGCTGAACGGCGCCGGCGACATCATCACTCAGAACCAACAGCGCGGCTGGTGGACCATCGGTCTCATCAACTCGCGATACCGGTACCTCACCGCGGAGACCTTTGGATTCAAGATCAACGCCAACGGCACCAGCTTGAAGAAGAAACAGATTTGGACCTTGGAGCCCGCCTCCGGGAGCGCTAACGACA GTATGATTTATCTGCGCTCCCACCTGGACAAGTACCTCGCCGTGGACTCATTCGGGAACGTCACCTGTGAAGCTGATGAAAAGGAGCCCGGCAGCAAGTTCCAAATCAG TGTATCTGACGATTCGTCGGGTCGTTGGGCGCTGCGGAACGTGGAGAGAGGCTATTTCCTCGGCTCCAGTTCAGACAAGCTGACCTGCACTGCGAAGGTTCCAGGTGATGCAGAACTTTGGCATGTACATTTGGCTGCCAGACCACAG GTAAACCTTCGGTCGATCGGCCGTAAGCGATTCGCCCATTTGTCCGAAAGCCTGGACGAGATTCACGTCGACGCCAATGTTCCATGGGGTGAAGACACCCTCTTCACACTGGAATTCCGCGCTGATGAGGGTGGCAAGTACGCCTTGCACACCTGCAACAACAAGTACCTTAGCGCACCTGGAAAG CTGCTGGACTCGTGTAGTGCGTCGTGCCTATTTAGCGCAGAGTATCACGCGGGAGCCCTGGCGCTCCGAGACGCCGAAGGGGCTTACTTGGCGCCCATCGGGTCCAAGGCCGTGCTCAAGACGCGCTCTACTGCCGTCACCCGCGACGAGCTCTTCTCACTCGAAGACAGCCTGCCGCAGGCCGCGTTCGTTGCTGCCCTCAACGACAAATATGTGTCAGTTAAACAGG GCGTCGACGTGACGGCTAACCAAGACGAGATTTCCTCGCACGAGACCTTCCAGCTGGAGTTCGATTGGGCGACGAAGCGCTGGTACATCCGAACTATGCAGGACCGCTACTGGACTCTCGAGACCGGAGGCGGCATTCAAGCCAGCGGAGACAACAA GTCTTCCAACGCGCTGTTCGAGCTGGAGTGGCAAGGAGGAGGCTCCGTGGCGTTCCGCGCCAACAACGGCAAGTACCTCACCACCAAGAGATCGGGACATCTCTACGCCAACACGGATACCGTCGAAGACAACTGCAAATATTACTTCTACCTCATCAACAG GCCGATCCTGGTGCTGAAGTGCGAGCAAGGCTTCGTGGGTCCGAAGGGAGTGCGCATGGAGTGCAACAAAGCCAACTACGAGACCATTCAGGTGGTGCGGGGACCCAAAGGAGCGGTCTACTTCAAAG GCTCCAACAACAAGTACTGGCACGCGGACAGCGAGGCCGTCACCTGCGATGCTGACGCGCCTCAG GGCTTCCACCTGGAGCTGCGCGAGCCGACCCGTTTGGCGATCCGGTCCGCGGAAGACGGGCGCTACCTGGCGGCCGTCAAGAACGGCAACTTCCGCCTCGCCTCCGCCGACCTCTCCTCCGCCACGCAGTGGGAGTACTAA
- the LOC111000752 gene encoding epsin-2 isoform X2, with amino-acid sequence MQVNVAGLRRNIKNLAHNYSDAQVKVREATSNDPWGPSSTLMAEIADLTYNVMAFTEIMQMIWKRLNDHGKNWRHVYKALVLMEYLIKTGSEKVAMQCKENIFAIHTLKDFQYMEEGKDQGLNVREKAKQLVHLLKDEERLKNERARALKAKQRFAQTASAFGSDGALDTPSSPTYPALSGSGEWAGSAPGNGRESELARPLTAGEEELQLQLALAMSREEAEREEKRRRSDDVRLQLAISQSQNDFQSPGATGVEKKPESNGQSHLLDLLDVSLGPPGPTVDPWGLPGERPKPDTSSEAWSGVNSPARDPWAPAAADADPWAPLAQSKSPISAISSPSSDLEQFDALSQRQKTQNNHERDPFDLSGLGGKLSPPISSGTGAIKKSPSAFLGENSSLVNLERLLQPAAPAPPAAPNPFAPLGPQAPETPRQMFAQPQPAKLSINEIKQQQMGLASNLSFPSSSPAFNAPLNMAAPMPPLANNVGSMSTMPPLGSTMPPLGSNIPLSGVPLSGAPLGAGADPWSPSGARAASPWSPPPARHTPNPFLS; translated from the exons ATGCAAGTAAACGTGGCGGGGCTAAGGAGAAATATTAAGAACCTCGCGCACAACTACTCTGATGCTCAG GTAAAAGTGCGCGAAGCGACATCGAACGACCCATGGGGCCCATCCAGCACTCTGATGGCGGAAATCGCCGACCTCACCTACAACGTGATGGCCTTCACCGAGATCATGCAAATGATCTGGAAGCGTCTCAACGACCACGGCAAGAACTGGCGACACGTGTACAAGGCCCTGGTCCTAATGGAGTACCTCATCAAGACCGGCAGCGAGAAGGTGGCCATGCAGTGCAAGGAGAACATCTTCGCCATACACACCCTCAAGGACTTCCAGTATATGGAGGAGGGGAAGGATCAAG GTCTTAACGTGAGAGAGAAGGCGAAGCAGCTGGTGCACCTTTTGAAAGACGAGGAGAGACTGAAGAACGAGAGAGCGCGCGCTCTCAAAGCGAAACAGCGCTTCGCTCAAACGGCCAGCGCTTTCGGCAGCGACGGCGCTCTGGACACGCCCTCTAGTCCCACCTATCCCGCG CTAAGCGGCAGCGGCGAATGGGCCGGCAGCGCTCCCGGAAACGGCCGAGAGTCGGAGTTGGCCCGGCCCCTGACGGCGGGAGAGGAGGAGCTGCAGCTGCAGCTCGCCCTGGCCATGTCCCGCGAGGAGGCCGAGCGGGAGGAGAAGCGGCGCCGGTCGGACGACGTGCGGCTGCAGCTCGCGATCAGCCAGTCGCAGAACGACTTCCA GTCACCTGGAGCGACGGGTGTTGAGAAGAAGCCCGAGAGCAACGGTCAATCTCATCTGCTGGACCTGCTCGACGTCTCTCTGGGACCTCCCGGGCCGACCGTCGACCCCTGGGGCCTGCCGGGGGAGAGACCCAAACCG GACACCAGTTCCGAGGCGTGGTCTGGCGTGAACAGCCCGGCCCGTGACCCTTGGGCTCCGGCCGCCGCCGACGCCGATCCTTGGGCCCCGCTGGCAcag AGCAAGAGTCCGATATCCGCGATTTCCTCTCCATCTTCGGACTTGGAGCAGTTCGACGCTTTGTCTCAAAGGCAGAAAACGCAGAACAATCACGAGCGAGATCCCTTCGACCTCTCTGGGCTGG GTGGCAAACTGAGTCCGCCCATATCCAGCGGCACGGGCGCCATCAAGAAGTCCCCGTCGGCCTTCCTGGGCGAGAACTCGTCTCTGGTGAATCTGGAGCGTCTCCTGCAGCCGGCGGCTCCCGCGCCCCCCGCCGCGCCGAACCCCTTCGCCCCCCTCGGACCCCAAGCGCCCGAGACCCCGCGGCAGATGTTCGCCCAACCGCAGCCG GCAAAACTATCAATTAACGAGATCAAGCAGCAGCAAATGGGTTTGGCTTCCAACCTGAGCTTTCCCAGCTCCTCGCCCGCCTTCAACGCGCCTCTGAACATGGCCGCCCCCATGCCCCCTCTAGCCAATAACGTGGGTTCCATGTCGACGATGCCCCCCCTGGGGAGCACTATGCCCCCGTTAGGCAGCAATATACCGCTGAGCGGGGTCCCACTCTCCGGAGCGCCTCTAG GTGCAGGCGCCGACCCGTGGTCCCCGTCCGGGGCTCGCGCCGCGTCTCCGTGGTCTCCGCCCCCCGCCCGCCACACCCCCAACCCTTTCCTCTCCTAG
- the LOC111000752 gene encoding epsin-2 isoform X1: protein MQVNVAGLRRNIKNLAHNYSDAQVKVREATSNDPWGPSSTLMAEIADLTYNVMAFTEIMQMIWKRLNDHGKNWRHVYKALVLMEYLIKTGSEKVAMQCKENIFAIHTLKDFQYMEEGKDQGLNVREKAKQLVHLLKDEERLKNERARALKAKQRFAQTASAFGSDGALDTPSSPTYPALSGSGEWAGSAPGNGRESELARPLTAGEEELQLQLALAMSREEAEREEKRRRSDDVRLQLAISQSQNDFQSPGATGVEKKPESNGQSHLLDLLDVSLGPPGPTVDPWGLPGERPKPDTSSEAWSGVNSPARDPWAPAAADADPWAPLAQSKSPISAISSPSSDLEQFDALSQRQKTQNNHERDPFDLSGLGGKLSPPISSGTGAIKKSPSAFLGENSSLVNLERLLQPAAPAPPAAPNPFAPLGPQAPETPRQMFAQPQPAKLSINEIKQQQMGLASNLSFPSSSPAFNAPLNMAAPMPPLANNVGSMSTMPPLGSTMPPLGSNIPLSGVPLSGAPLGAGAGADPWSPSGARAASPWSPPPARHTPNPFLS, encoded by the exons ATGCAAGTAAACGTGGCGGGGCTAAGGAGAAATATTAAGAACCTCGCGCACAACTACTCTGATGCTCAG GTAAAAGTGCGCGAAGCGACATCGAACGACCCATGGGGCCCATCCAGCACTCTGATGGCGGAAATCGCCGACCTCACCTACAACGTGATGGCCTTCACCGAGATCATGCAAATGATCTGGAAGCGTCTCAACGACCACGGCAAGAACTGGCGACACGTGTACAAGGCCCTGGTCCTAATGGAGTACCTCATCAAGACCGGCAGCGAGAAGGTGGCCATGCAGTGCAAGGAGAACATCTTCGCCATACACACCCTCAAGGACTTCCAGTATATGGAGGAGGGGAAGGATCAAG GTCTTAACGTGAGAGAGAAGGCGAAGCAGCTGGTGCACCTTTTGAAAGACGAGGAGAGACTGAAGAACGAGAGAGCGCGCGCTCTCAAAGCGAAACAGCGCTTCGCTCAAACGGCCAGCGCTTTCGGCAGCGACGGCGCTCTGGACACGCCCTCTAGTCCCACCTATCCCGCG CTAAGCGGCAGCGGCGAATGGGCCGGCAGCGCTCCCGGAAACGGCCGAGAGTCGGAGTTGGCCCGGCCCCTGACGGCGGGAGAGGAGGAGCTGCAGCTGCAGCTCGCCCTGGCCATGTCCCGCGAGGAGGCCGAGCGGGAGGAGAAGCGGCGCCGGTCGGACGACGTGCGGCTGCAGCTCGCGATCAGCCAGTCGCAGAACGACTTCCA GTCACCTGGAGCGACGGGTGTTGAGAAGAAGCCCGAGAGCAACGGTCAATCTCATCTGCTGGACCTGCTCGACGTCTCTCTGGGACCTCCCGGGCCGACCGTCGACCCCTGGGGCCTGCCGGGGGAGAGACCCAAACCG GACACCAGTTCCGAGGCGTGGTCTGGCGTGAACAGCCCGGCCCGTGACCCTTGGGCTCCGGCCGCCGCCGACGCCGATCCTTGGGCCCCGCTGGCAcag AGCAAGAGTCCGATATCCGCGATTTCCTCTCCATCTTCGGACTTGGAGCAGTTCGACGCTTTGTCTCAAAGGCAGAAAACGCAGAACAATCACGAGCGAGATCCCTTCGACCTCTCTGGGCTGG GTGGCAAACTGAGTCCGCCCATATCCAGCGGCACGGGCGCCATCAAGAAGTCCCCGTCGGCCTTCCTGGGCGAGAACTCGTCTCTGGTGAATCTGGAGCGTCTCCTGCAGCCGGCGGCTCCCGCGCCCCCCGCCGCGCCGAACCCCTTCGCCCCCCTCGGACCCCAAGCGCCCGAGACCCCGCGGCAGATGTTCGCCCAACCGCAGCCG GCAAAACTATCAATTAACGAGATCAAGCAGCAGCAAATGGGTTTGGCTTCCAACCTGAGCTTTCCCAGCTCCTCGCCCGCCTTCAACGCGCCTCTGAACATGGCCGCCCCCATGCCCCCTCTAGCCAATAACGTGGGTTCCATGTCGACGATGCCCCCCCTGGGGAGCACTATGCCCCCGTTAGGCAGCAATATACCGCTGAGCGGGGTCCCACTCTCCGGAGCGCCTCTAG GTGCAGGTGCAGGCGCCGACCCGTGGTCCCCGTCCGGGGCTCGCGCCGCGTCTCCGTGGTCTCCGCCCCCCGCCCGCCACACCCCCAACCCTTTCCTCTCCTAG